The segment GCTGGACCTGGCGCTCGAGCTGGGCGTGGGGCTGCCGGTGGGCAGCGTGGACACGCTCTCCCGGGACAACGCCTTCCGGATCTCGCCCAAGCTGTCACTGGGCCGGCGCTTCGGCGGGCTGCGCGCGGGCGTGGAGGCGGGCGTGCTGGTGCGGCCCCCGCAGGTGCTCATCGACGACGGCGCCGTCCAGGACGAGCTGGGCAACGAAGTGCGCCTGGGCGCGGTGGTCGCCACCACGGGCAAGGGGCTGCGCGGAGAGCTCAACGTGCGGGGCACGATTCCGCTCACCCAGCAGCAGAAGTCCTTGGAAGTGCTGCTCGGCTTGCGGATGCCGCTGGGCTCCTCGGCGGAGTTCTACGCCCTGGGAGGCCCGGGCTTCGGAGACACCACGGGGACGCCCTTCTTCCGGGCGCTGCTCGGCGTGGCCTTTGGCGGAATGGAGCCGGAGATCGAGCGGGGCGGCGCGCGCGACGACGATGGCGACGGCGTGCCCAACAGCGAGGACCAGTGCCCGAACGAGCCGGGTCCGGCCGCGCGCCAGGGCTGCCCGGTGCGGGACACGGACAACGACGGCATCGTCGACAGCGCGGACAAGTGCCCGAAGGAGCCGGGTCCGGCCGAGTTCCAGGGCTGCCCCACGAAGGACCGGGACGGAGACGGAGTCCTCGACACCGAGGACAAGTGCCCGACCGAGCCGGGTCCTGCCGAGCGCCAGGGCTGCCCGGTGAAGGACACGGACGGTGATGGGCTGCCGGACGAGCAGGACAAGTGCCCGCGGGAGACGGGCCCGGCCTCGCGCCAGGGCTGCCCGGTGAAGGACACGGACGGCGACGGCGTCGTGGACGAGCGTGACGCCTGCCCGACGCAGGTGGGTCTGGTGGAGCTGCGCGGCTGCCCGGCGAAGGACACGGACGGCGACACGGTGTCGGACCACCTGGACAACTGCCCCACGGAGAAGGGTCTGGCCAGCAACCAGGGCTGCCCCGCTCAGCAGGAGCAGCTGGTGGAGATCCAGAAGGACCAGCTGAAGATCAAGCAGTCGGTCTACTTCGCCACCAACAAGGCGGTCATCAAGCCGCGCTCGTTCAAGATGCTCAGTCAGATCGCCAAGATCATCCAGCAGCACCCGGAGATCGAGCAGATCGTCATCGAGGGCCACTCCGACTCCGTGGGCAACGCCGATGCCAACCGCAAGCTGTCGCTGGCGCGCGCGGAGTCGGTGAAGACCTACCTCGTGGAGAAGGGCGTGGAGGCCTCGCGGCTGCAGGCGAAGGGTTATGGACCCGACCGCCCCATCGCGCCCAACACGAACGCCAAAGGCCGCGCGGCCAACCGCCGCGTGGTGTTCACCATCGTCAACGAAGAGCACAAGTAGAAGCCGAGGGAATCAAAAGTCATGAGGAATCCATTCATGAAGCAGTGGCTCCCCGCCGCCGTGTGCGCGCTGGGCCTCGGCTCGACCACGGCGATGGCCGGGGCGGACACGATCGGTTTGGGTGAGGGACGTAACGGACCGAAAACGGTGTCCACGCCCAACACCATCATCAACAGCTACGCCCAGGTGACCGCGCCGCTGGTGGCCCAGGCCACGTCCATTCAGATCGGAGCCTGCAGGGGAGACCCGGCATGCTTCTTAGCGGGAGATCTGGTGCTGGTGTACCAGGCCACGGGCCTCCAGCCCGCGCCCGCGTCGGGGTCGCAAACCCCCATCGACTTGAGCAACAACGCCGTGGGGCAGTGGGAGTTCGCACGTCTGGCCTCGGTGGAGGCTGATCGGCTGACGCTGACGGAGCCGCTCATCCATGCCTACGCGGTGAACGAGACCCAGGTCATCCGGGTGCCGGAGTACACCCAGGTCACCATTACCGGGAGCATCACAGCCCCGGCTTGGGATGGGGCCACGGGCGGGTTCATCGCGTTCCTGGCCAAAGAGACGGTGAACAACGGGGGAGTGATCGACGCGAGCGGCCTTGGGTTCCGGGGAGGCCAGTTCATCCCTGGTGATCCCACGGCCAAGGGCTGCTCTGACTTGGATGAGGCAGCCCCCCTGGGCGCACGAAAGGGTGAGGGTATTGCAGGTGCCAGCCACTACAGCACTGGCTCGAACACCGGTCGCGGCAACGCGGCCAATGGTGCGGGAGGCGCCGTCTGCTTCAAGTCAGGGGGTGGCGGCGGAGGCAATGGCGGACTCGGTGGCCAGGGAGGACGTTCGGATTCGACTGACAACGGCGGACGCGACGTGGGAGGACGGGGAGGCGCGGCGCTCTCCTATGGAAACAGGACGACCTCCGATGCCTTCTTGAGACACCTCACGTTCGGCGGAGGCGGAGGAGCCGGGTATGGCGTCTCCCAAGCCGGCGCGGGTGGCGCGGGCGGAGGCATCGTCTTCTTTCGAGCCAGCCAGCTCTCGGGCGGCGGCCTCATCGACGCATCGGGGAGAGCGGGTGGTGCGAACACCACTGAGGGAGGAGGTGGAGGCGGTGCGGGTGGATCCATCTACGTGCGGATTGTCAGAGCCGCCACCTGCGGCAAGATTGCCGCGACGGGCGGTCTCGGGGGCGCATCGGACGCCTTCCGTGTGGGGCCCGGAGGTGGAGGGGGCGGCGGACACGTTCTGTTCCAGGCCGACCCGGGAAGCCCCTGTGCCCTCGACACGACGGGGTCTTCACCCGGAAACCAGAAGGATTCCTCGGCTCCTCCTAATAATGACGCGACGTATGGCGCGACGCCGGGCGGCACCACTCCAGCCGACGAGCTGAAGTACGGTTTCATCATCCCCGCGCCTCCGGCCGTGACCAGGGTTAGTCCGTATAACGGCAGCTTCATCAACAACGTCCGTCCCACCATCACGGGCACGGCCCGGGCCAACACTCCGGTGATCGTCTACCTGGATGGACAGGAAGTCGGCCGGGTCACCACTGACGCCGCGGGTCACTACACCCTTGACCTAACCAAGGACCTGCCTGAAGGCCCCCACTCGGTGGTGGCGATCGCGGCGATCGATGCCGTGCAGAGCCTCAACAGCGTGCCCGACACCTTCACCGTGGACATCACGCCCCCGGACACCAACTTCGTTACCCAGCCTGGGCGGTTCACGCGCGCGCGCGACGTGGCGTTCGAGTTCGGCTCGCCGGAAGAGAGCGTGACCTACCTGTGCAAGCTCGATGAGGCAGCCGACTTCACCCCCTGCAATCCATCGACGACCTTCAGCAACCTGCCCGATGGCCCTCACACGGTGCAGGTGTATGCCGTCGATCGCGCCGGCAACCGGGATGACACCCCCGCTGTCCACGAGTTCCAGATCACCGTCGCGGATCTCTCGCTGCTCGGAGATGGCATCGGCGGGTGCTCGGCCTCGGGGCAGGACGCCTCGTTGATCGCGCTGGGCCTGGGCGCTCTCGTGGCCGGGCTCCGGCGTCGCCGCCAGAGCCAGACCCACTAACACCACTCAGTGCTGGATGCGGGTGCCCAGCA is part of the Cystobacter fuscus DSM 2262 genome and harbors:
- a CDS encoding OmpA family protein, yielding MSHAKPTLATRRLGYMRLSAVATGLIAALASAQPKGLVSFELERLELNPNGRGSLVMGTGELLPGGAFRLSVAGHYEKNPLVLYSDMSPVGAVVGDRATAHLLLAWTPLRWLELGAHLPLVAWQRGDDLSGRGIGTPATTGLGTPSAQVRVGLFAQRREAPLDLALELGVGLPVGSVDTLSRDNAFRISPKLSLGRRFGGLRAGVEAGVLVRPPQVLIDDGAVQDELGNEVRLGAVVATTGKGLRGELNVRGTIPLTQQQKSLEVLLGLRMPLGSSAEFYALGGPGFGDTTGTPFFRALLGVAFGGMEPEIERGGARDDDGDGVPNSEDQCPNEPGPAARQGCPVRDTDNDGIVDSADKCPKEPGPAEFQGCPTKDRDGDGVLDTEDKCPTEPGPAERQGCPVKDTDGDGLPDEQDKCPRETGPASRQGCPVKDTDGDGVVDERDACPTQVGLVELRGCPAKDTDGDTVSDHLDNCPTEKGLASNQGCPAQQEQLVEIQKDQLKIKQSVYFATNKAVIKPRSFKMLSQIAKIIQQHPEIEQIVIEGHSDSVGNADANRKLSLARAESVKTYLVEKGVEASRLQAKGYGPDRPIAPNTNAKGRAANRRVVFTIVNEEHK
- the agmC gene encoding adventurous gliding motility protein AgmC; amino-acid sequence: MKQWLPAAVCALGLGSTTAMAGADTIGLGEGRNGPKTVSTPNTIINSYAQVTAPLVAQATSIQIGACRGDPACFLAGDLVLVYQATGLQPAPASGSQTPIDLSNNAVGQWEFARLASVEADRLTLTEPLIHAYAVNETQVIRVPEYTQVTITGSITAPAWDGATGGFIAFLAKETVNNGGVIDASGLGFRGGQFIPGDPTAKGCSDLDEAAPLGARKGEGIAGASHYSTGSNTGRGNAANGAGGAVCFKSGGGGGGNGGLGGQGGRSDSTDNGGRDVGGRGGAALSYGNRTTSDAFLRHLTFGGGGGAGYGVSQAGAGGAGGGIVFFRASQLSGGGLIDASGRAGGANTTEGGGGGGAGGSIYVRIVRAATCGKIAATGGLGGASDAFRVGPGGGGGGGHVLFQADPGSPCALDTTGSSPGNQKDSSAPPNNDATYGATPGGTTPADELKYGFIIPAPPAVTRVSPYNGSFINNVRPTITGTARANTPVIVYLDGQEVGRVTTDAAGHYTLDLTKDLPEGPHSVVAIAAIDAVQSLNSVPDTFTVDITPPDTNFVTQPGRFTRARDVAFEFGSPEESVTYLCKLDEAADFTPCNPSTTFSNLPDGPHTVQVYAVDRAGNRDDTPAVHEFQITVADLSLLGDGIGGCSASGQDASLIALGLGALVAGLRRRRQSQTH